One Colias croceus chromosome 28, ilColCroc2.1 DNA window includes the following coding sequences:
- the LOC123703946 gene encoding uncharacterized protein LOC123703946, giving the protein MKDDDEEEENTFGVTRYPCMPSLVALQQMRNRLHLAFLGRKLMKWTMLASGRELRRLAGELDGLYKGFADDLSNAFILLARCRYFYPHLNQMVIEDVPKKAGVIVIPSTKAVSGVKVVLHDIMETEAKPYVHLGIEKGGQTILETKKAWLELLKRLIMMMSVRSNFIMVELSNKAATKRLNVLKKIVIPRTNVTVGYILSELEEMDREEFHRLKKVKEKKKGKAAQPEQIEEKIDQIKECCLRIEKKKEIKPMVVPAPPKLKEILKEPDISEISLLSEVPPGTLTDGEKVDTVNLKLEFLKNHINELIALGETFIQTGIDIIDVEEFIKLCEKAKTNIEQLFEDTDEKRDIENRFDKFKEHVREIVIIGSDIKNQIPLEPNVESVIRVCKELDTQLNPIEEKTAAGRSRLEELSSQIDHVVQITKEYKKQGLLSSSAEAFLNSCDILKRKIKEYSQQEAKSDKLNNLKEHITDLNKLTEEVRKGGLETKEIDNFSKACKQFKGKLDNKDDHKTEERNIALNTLLEQIDETIGLSIKAKDVGLIGDSIEDFVKSSEKLKKQIVPKKDSKPNVLSQLKCNISHVMGIIEDYKNQGLITESVEDFIRTCEMTKNKIERYEVQSFEPVKSEILEAPCSGRCLICDEPSATAILASEKETEDVSELRSQMPCDSCQDELQEVKPPSEFDLCNTCSDINDVPDGNNSMESQVTPQGESYCDICKNFVTGSHTHSETVPEQDNASLGYYEKKIRKITKVTRTQNNDGTITEEKETISIKKIKRDPTETSLDDNEEDDDDDYNDTSSDSFNDEKQVALCTIRNQNQRGFIGSRKTKSEAGLRPSPLVLAGLRSCISVGSICINGEYLNSQAIISHDSVLKYNVLSKLVIPRVRLSEKYITSELEEMEREDNFRLKRFKELKIKKAGGDDKQKVPVCSICKSQIEPSDICGLCKKCAKPKEPKPTVCPLCEKGDKDKPPKAKIPKKEASKQEIALPKKVSEKEVSKPEDVPPKQEPVTATDEECSCLKNAEGDVLQLLCASCQKRILMQNECSCLKKEEEEMPIVKVCSCPDVETEDENEQQRSEIKIQDECPNKKLEEKDPCQGQATLVQNVCSCDQMQRKDNAEIPEIMKQDDSVKKKTQRHVSTQKDCSCDIQRSEIVIQDERSRGTVGNKCQKQPQNVCSCETMNMGDIKQSPSRAISIKKECSCEKISANEQQQKIFINKLVLEKVCLCENPDKATEDVGASLKKINMTDLCKEIDWEKINKLKDIYLSKNQKEECSCGKNTQINQDNICKECLNKKQKDVSKDTCSICEKDLKKKKQCVCNHSLACLTNVSGKSSKNSLCSNCRKEAVDLKCSKSDPGVKTNRQVCNQCQKEGIKPATINKQDLRAVCSTCESKNDKIWTNQNIGKASENICETCKKECDTQNRTTPYSTNPSNNELDSNSTLYSQMNDDLLKASSHINEVISITSKYKSSNSVEKLVGACKEVKSKIDELSLKKSKSNVGSKCSCKNLQEKDVKTSVADDSEDLGVYVTKFQKIVTVKRYQNDDGTIKEEKRVVTVTTQSKNPSTNAILDDRKTKKQASVSPATSSIKQKVSTSSTPSGKVLKITLPPKQKASNTTVFSTDVSINSYTSCNMTDNRSMETKSSEQIECSNLGQREPSQESDKCQCKSKSPESPATRSVSETCSINTKPSNKCCTHHNDPSASKSCCTIKIVPKNKANLDKKVELANNCLELLKKILLESDPTSVSPSAKTESDSCSCNLQKSAKSTVQSTNVCSRCSSKNKIETKNDKPCCNKKEVDKSKDCCHAVSNPKRISSENQCSCKGNLTQQSSLMSPSASNSTLNKNNCCKAPNSNREIKSPQESSCTCRKEEENQNKNKCICKQSSKLSKKDNPPISFKPPCSCKTSESPKAMPSVCSMCRSKMNTKTPKSSCSCLLANESNNISNYSSETECCPNKITPSCPSCSSKSKESTRKCNHQSGNVHQAWYFSTSIPTPHYQPPIDKNDEQLSKYSMCSLQSQCNDTPEFSRSSNNSYYFDNKVLSMSELSRESQITFQIFKSEQNCCIASSSSIPFYKKPQTIAFCPSCGSKPNTTKLCCNGNVERDNNKSKSQFTGSCTTPKPSKDKIKVECSESSPSLKSCCNQTDINQCCSRKEISYCPLCKSKIKASPCCTKQPQTVSSATSTCIQKSKTCSCSKDKSDASKRVSPIPSKPPCNCQKKKELEQKCCSQPKIEQECCALAPSQKSCCNQTANSSKPQLKQSSCSCKSNKSNIGQNKIVGIKTASITKSGCHSDNANEKAGQCCKKLANNTQKCCSSAKEPVISCCKKPENDTCPMQSKFNCPICSSRVKANESSCTCKSKDKEESNLNKNITTTAVCCGVKQQEQSQECCKTPDDKKEKNIKSCCDKTEKDNSFKSNCPICSKPKPPSCTCANKTSNLNKEAPKESKPDNNKCSCNSAKTATPDPCCKEPKSECCPQENSNSCQICSDKKQAEEPSCKCGNKSKTKQENSCSKCGSELKTKPPSCICKKDTDKSKECCKEPEKSKDESCPICSSKNKQPKRCSSCGSEIQPKPSCSCAENTKKPETSKPCCQQQNENKPCCNKEKEKQSQKTCTCSSINAPPQPKSEPENKCTCTSKSNVTKPDSATKDKTKATSIDKKEDTPEQCPVCAKNKSKCNCKEKSDSNLTKKSDPCPPCCPSTQKIKPCPKCGSQKENKQKVERIKSCCCCPSKDISKTRQKNSKVSVRTIPSQDCGICGPKTKNAETSTRRSDRYDVRNLEMMKQPQSPKKMCTCSSESYISLESWCPQMPARASSYHGRCFH; this is encoded by the exons GAGATTGAACGTATTGAAGAAAATTGTCATTCCAAGAACTAATGTGACTGTTGGATATATTCTTTCTGAACTCGAAGAAATGGATAGAGAAGAATTTCATAGgttgaaaaaagttaaagaaaaaaagaaaggAAAAGCTGCACAGCCAGAGCAAATTGAAGAAAAAATCGACCAGATAAAGGAGTGTTGTTTAAGaatagaaaagaaaaaggAAATTAAACCTATGGTTGTACCAGCTCCaccaaaattaaaagaaattttaaaggaGCCGGAtataagtgaaatttctttgcTATCTGAAGTTCCACCAGGAACTTTGACTGATGGAGAAAAAGTGGACACAGTAAATTTGAAACTGGAGTTTCTTAAAAATCACATCAACGAATTGATAGCATTAGGGGAGACCTTTATTCAGACTGGGATAGATATTATAGATGTTgaagaatttataaaactttgtGAGAAAGCTAAAACAAATATTGAGCAACTTTTCGAGGACACAGATGAAAAACGTGACATTGAAAATAGATTCGATAAATTCAAGGAACATGTACGCGAAATAGTTATAATCGGGAGTGACATAAAAAACCAAATTCCTTTAGAACCTAATGTTGAAAGTGTTATACGAGTTTGTAAAGAACTAGATACTCAACTAAACCCAATAGAAGAAAAAACTGCAGCGGGTAGATCTCGATTAGAGGAATTAAGTAGTCAAATCGATCACGTAGTCCAAATAactaaagaatataaaaaacaagGCTTACTTTCTTCGAGTGCGGAAGCCTTTTTAAATTCGtgtgatattttaaaaagaaaaataaaagaatattcTCAGCAAGAAGCTAAATCTGATAAACTGAATAATCTAAAAGAACACATAACcgatttaaataaacttacagAGGAAGTTAGGAAAGGAGGTTTAGAAACGAAAGAAATAGACAATTTTTCGAAAGCTTGCAAGCAATTTAAAGGGAAATTAGATAATAAAGATGATCATAAAACAGAAGAAAGGAACATAgcattaaatactttattagaACAAATCGATGAAACAATCGGTTTAAGCATTAAGGCAAAAGATGTAGGTCTCATTGGCGACAGTATAGAGGattttgttaaatcatctgagaaacttaaaaaacaaattgtaccTAAAAAAGATTCTAAACCAAATGTTCTTAGTCAACTTAAATGTAACATAAGTCATGTTATGGGAATAATTGAAGATTATAAGAACCAGGGATTAATAACAGAAAGCGTAGAAGATTTCATAAGAACTTGTGAaatgactaaaaataaaattgagcGATATGAAGTTCAATCTTTTGAGCCAGTTAAAAGCGAAATTCTTGAAGCACCATGTTCAGGTCGATGTTTAATTTGTGATGAACCATCAGCAACCGCTATATTAGCATCTGAGAAAGAAACGGAAGATGTGAGTGAATTAAGATCTCAAATGCCATGTGATTCATGTCAAGATGAACTCCAGGAAGTTAAGCCACCATCAGAATTCGATTTATGTAATACATGCTCTGATATAAATGACGTTCCTGATGGTAATAATTCAATGGAAAGTCAAGTAACCCCACAGGGGGAAAGTTATTGTGACATATGTAAAAACTTTGTAACAGGCAGCCATACTCATAGCGAAACTGTTCCTGAACAAGACAACGCCTCTTTAGGTTATTACGAGAAGAAAATACGGAAAATTACAAAAGTAACAAGAACACAGAACAACgacggtacaataacagaagaaaaagaaacaatttcTATCAAAAAGATTAAACGTGATCCAACTGAAACTTCGTTAGATGATAACGAagaagatgatgatgatgactatAATGATACATCATCAGATTCATTTAACGATGAAAAACAAGTTGCTTTGTGCACGATAAGAAATCAAAATCAGCGAGGTTTTATAGGTAGTCGAAAAACTAAATCAGAAGCTGGTCTCCGACCTTCTCCATTAGTTTTAGCAGGGTTAAGGAGTTGTATTTCTGTCGGCAGTATTTGTATCAATGGTGAATATCTTAATTCACAGGCTATTATCAGCCATGACTCA GTact GAAGTATAACGTATTATCAAAATTGGTAATACCCCGAGTAAGACTAAGTGAGAAGTACATCACGTCTGAATTAGAGGAAATGGAGAGAGAGGACAACTTTCGCTTAAAGCGTTTTAAAGAACTAAAGATAAAGAAGGCCGGGGGTGATGATAAACAAAAAGTTCCAGTCTGTTCTATATGCAAATCACAAATTGAACCAAGCGATATTTGTggtttatgtaaaaaatgcgCTAAACCCAAAGAGCCAAAGCCAACTGTATGTCCTTTATGTGAAAAGGGTGATAAAGATAAGCCACCGAAAGCGAAAATACCCAAGAAAGAAGCCAGTAAACAAGAAATTGCTCTACCAAAGAAGGTATCTGAAAAAGAGGTCAGTAAACCAGAAGATGTTCCACCAAAGCAAGAGCCTGTAACTGCCACAGATGAAGAGTGTAGCTGTCTCAAAAATGCAGAAGGTGATGTTCTTCAGCTATTATGTGCTAGCTGTCAGAAGAGGATATTAATGCAAAATGAATGCTCTTGcttaaaaaaagaagaagaggAAATGCCAATTGTAAAAGTATGTTCCTGTCCAGATGTAGAAACTGAAGATGAAAATGAGCAGCAACGCtccgaaattaaaatccaagatgaatgtcccaataaaaaattagaagAGAAAGATCCGTGTCAGGGACAAGCCACCTTAGTGCAAAACGTATGCTCCTGTGATCAAATGCAAAGGAAAGATAATGCGGAAATACCTGAAATAATGAAACAAGATGACTCTGTAAAAAAGAAAACGCAACGTCATGTGTCAACCCAGAAGGATTGTTCTTGTGATATTCAACGATCAGAAATTGTAATTCAAGATGAACGCTCACGAGGAACTGTAGGAAATAAATGTCAAAAGCAACCGCAAAATGTTTGTTCCTGTGAAACAATGAATATGGGAGATATTAAACAGTCTCCGTCACGGgcaatttcaattaaaaaagaatGTTCCTGTGAAAAAATTAGTGCGAATGAACAACAGcaaaaaattttcataaataaacttGTGTTGGAGAAAGTATGTTTATGTGAAAACCCTGATAAAGCTACTGAAGACGTTGGcgctagtttaaaaaaaataaatatgacagATTTATGTAAAGAAATCGATTgggaaaaaattaataaattaaaagacaTTTACCTCAGTAAAAACCAAAAAGAAGAGTGTAGCTGCGGTAAAAATACTCAAATAAACCAAGATAATATATGTAAGGAGtgtttgaataaaaaacaaaaagatgTATCTAAGGATACATGTTCAATATGTGAAAAAgatctgaaaaagaaaaaacaatgtgTATGCAATCATAGCTTAGCTTGCCTTACAAACGTTTCAGGAAAATCATCGAAGAATTCTTTATGCTCAAACTGTAGGAAAGAAGCGGTTGATCTAAAATGCAGTAAATCAGATCCTGGTGTTAAAACAAATCGTCAAGTTTGCAACCAATGTCAAAAAGAGGGAATTAAGCCAGCAACTATAAACAAACAAGACCTGCGCGCAGTTTGTTCAACTTGTGAAagcaaaaatgataaaatttggACTAATCAGAACATTGGAAAGGCTAGTGAAAATATTTGCGAAACGTGTAAAAAGGAATGTGATACACAAAATCGCACGACTCCGTACAGTACAAATCCGTCAAATAATGAATTAGATAGTAACTCTACATTATATTCTCAAATGAATGATGATTTGCTGAAAGCATCCTCTCATATTAATGAAGTAATTTCTATTACATCTAAGTATAAATCTTCAAATAGTGTTGAAAAGTTGGTAGGCGCGTGCAAAGAGGTTAAATCTAAAATTGATGAATTATCGCTTAAGAAATCAAAGTCTAACGTAGGTTCTAAATGTTCATGTAAAAATTTGCAAGAAAAAGATGTGAAAACGTCCGTTGCGGATGATTCTGAGGATCTAGGAGTATATGTTACAAAGTTTCAGAAAATTGTTACCGTTAAAAGATATCAAAACGACGATGGAACTattaaagaagaaaaaagaGTCGTGACTGTAACTACTCAATCGAAAAATCCTAGTACTAATGCCATTTTAGATGATCGTAAAACCAAAAAGCAGGCTTCTGTATCACCCGCCACGAGCAGTATTAAGCAGAAAGTTTCAACTAGTTCGACACCGTCAGGAAAAGTATTGAAAATAACTTTACCACCAAAACAAAAGGCAAGCAACACAACAGTGTTTTCTACAGATGTATCAATAAATTCGTATACGTCTTGTAATATGACTGACAATCGAAGCATGGAAACCAAATCATCTGAACAAATTGAATGCAGTAATTTGGGACAGCGAGAGCCAAGCCAGGAATCAGATAAATGTCAATGCAAGAGCAAATCACCCGAATCACCCGCCACCAGATCTGTTTCCGAAACTTGTTCTATAAATACAAAACCTTCAAACAAATGTTGCACACATCATAATGATCCAAGTGCGTCAAAGAGTTGCTGTACCATAAAAATTGTTCCAAAAAATAAAGCCAATTTGGACAAAAAAGTTGAATTAGCCAATAACtgtttagaactactaaagaAGATTCTTTTGGAATCCGATCCAACTAGCGTGTCTCCTTCTGCAAAGACTGAATCTGATTCATGTTCCTGCAATTTACAAAAGAGCGCGAAATCTACTGTTCAAAGTACGAATGTATGTAGCCGCTGTtctagtaaaaataaaattgaaactaAAAACGACAAACCATGTTGCAACAAAAAAGAAGTTGACAAATCCAAAGATTGTTGCCATGCTGTTTCTAATCCAAAAAGAATAAGTAGTGAAAACCAGTGCAGTTGTAAAGGAAATCTAACTCAGCAATCTTCATTAATGTCTCCTTCAGCTTCTAATTCGacgttaaataaaaacaattgttGTAAGGCTCCAAATTCTAATAGGGAAATTAAATCACCTCAAGAATCATCGTGTACTTGTAGAAAGGAAGAAGAAaatcagaataaaaataaatgtatttgtaaaCAATCATCCAAATTGTCTAAAAAAGATAACCCACCTATCTCGTTCAAACCACCTTGTAGCTGCAAAACAAGTGAAAGCCCGAAAGCTATGCCATCTGTTTGTTCAATGTGCAGATCTAAAATGAACACCAAAACTCCAAAATCTTCGTGCTCTTGTTTACTAGCTAATgaatcaaataatatatccAATTATTCATCTGAAACTGAATGTTGTCCCAACAAAATCACACCCTCCTGTCCGTCTTGTAGTTCTAAATCTAAAGAATCTACTAGAAAATGTAATCACCAATCAGGAAATGTTCATCAAGCATGGTATTTCTCAACCTCTATACCTACTCCGCACTATCAGCCACCTATAGATAAAAATGATGAACAATTATCGAAATATTCAATGTGCAGTCTTCAGTCACAATGTAATGACACGCCTGAATTCAGCCGGAGCTCGAATAACTCGTATTATTTTGACAATAAAGTACTTTCAATGAGTGAATTATCAAGAGAATCACAAATAACTttccaaatatttaaatctgaACAGAACTGTTGTATCGCATCTTCGTCTTCAATACCTTTCTATAAAAAGCCACAAACAATAGCATTTTGTCCTTCCTGCGGTTCTAAGCCGAATACCACCAAGTTATGTTGTAATGGTAATGTCGAAcgggataataataaaagtaaaagtcaGTTCACTGGATCATGTACTACACCAAAGCCTTCAAAAGATAAGATTAAAGTAGAATGTTCTGAATCGTCTCCTTCATTAAAATCTTGTTGTAATCAAACCGATATTAATCAATGTTGTTCTAGGAAAGAGATATCATACTGCCCATTATgcaaatccaaaataaaagCGTCTCCTTGTTGCACCAAGCAGCCACAAACAGTATCTTCTGCTACATCTACGTGTATacaaaaatctaaaacttgCAGTTGTAGTAAAGATAAATCAGACGCTTCTAAACGTGTTTCTCCGATACCATCTAAACCTCCTTGTAACTgtcaaaagaaaaaagaatTAGAACAAAAATGTTGCAGTCAACCGAAAATTGAACAAGAATGTTGTGCATTGGCTCCCTCACAAAAATCTTGTTGTAATCAAACTGCTAATAGTTCCAAGCCTCAACTAAAACAATCATCTTGTAGttgtaaaagtaataaatcgAATATTGggcaaaataaaatagttggTATAAAAACTGCATCTATTACCAAATCCGGTTGTCATAGTGATAATGCTAACGAGAAAGCTGGGCAGTGTTGTAAAAAATTAGCAAATAATACACAGAAATGTTGTTCTTCAGCTAAAGAACCTGTTATATCCTGCTGTAAAAAGCCTGAAAATGATACTTGTCCTATGCAAAGTAAGTTTAATTGTCCAATTTGTAGTTCTCGAGTGAAAGCGAATGAGTCTTCTTGCACTTGTAAAAGCAAAGATAAAGAAgaatctaatttaaataaaaatattacaacgaCAGCCGTATGTTGTGGTGTAAAGCAACAGGAACAAAGTCAAGAGTGCTGTAAAACACCAGATGATAagaaagagaaaaatattaagtccTGTTGTGATAAAACAGAGAAGGATAATAGCTTTAAATCAAATTGTCCTATATGTTCAAAACCAAAACCACCGTCCTGTACCTGCGCTAATAAAACTTCAAATCTCAATAAAGAAGCTCCAAAAGAATCAAAAccagataataataaatgctcTTGCAACTCAGCAAAAACTGCTACTCCAGATCCTTGCTGTAAAGAGCCAAAAAGCGAATGTTGTCCTCAAGAAAATTCTAATAGCTGCCAGATTtgtagtgataaaaaacaagcAGAAGAACCTTCCTGTAAATGCGgcaataaatctaaaacaaaacaagagAACAGCTGTTCCAAATGTGGTTCAGAATTGAAGACAAAGCCTCCATCGTGTATTTGTAAAAAAGATACAGACAAATCTAAAGAGTGTTGTAAAGAACCAGAGAAGAGTAAAGACGAATCTTGTCCAATTTGCAGCTCAAAAAACAAACAGCCAAAACGATGTTCATCTTGTGGTTCTGAAATACAACCTAAACCATCTTGTTCATGTGCAGAAAATACTAAGAAACCAGAAACGTCAAAACCGTGCTGTCAACAACAAAACGAAAATAAGCCTTGCTGCAACAAGGAGAAAGAAAAACAATCGCAAAAGACTTGTACCTGTTCATCCATAAACGCACCTCCACAACCTAAAAGTGAACCAGAGAATAAATGTACTTGTACATCTAAATCTAATGTAACCAAACCTGATTCTGCTACTAAAGATAAAACAAAAGCAACGAGTATTGATAAAAAAGAAGACACACCTGAACAATGTCCTGTATGTGCGAAAAACAAATCGAAATGCAATTGCAAAGAGAAATCAGACTCTAACCTGACCAAGAAGAGCGATCCATGTCCACCATGCTGCCCTTCCACGCAAAAGATCAAACCATGCCCAAAGTGTGGCTCACAAAAAGAGAATAAACAAAAAGTGGAACGCATAAAATCGTGCTGTTGTTGCCCTTCGAAAGATATATCAAAAACGCGCCAGAAAAACTCAAAAGTCAGCGTGCGAACAATACCATCTCAAGATTGTGGTATATGCGGACCAAAGACTAAAAACGCAGAGACGTCCACGCGCAGATCAGATCGGTATGATGTGAGGAATTTGGAGATGATGAAGCAACCTCAATCTCCTAAGAAGATGTGTACTTGTTCTTCAGAGTCGTACATCAGTTTGGAAAGCTGGTGTCCGCAAATGCCAGCTAGGGCTAGTTCATATCACGGTCGGTGTTttcattaa